The Colletotrichum higginsianum IMI 349063 chromosome 2, whole genome shotgun sequence genome has a segment encoding these proteins:
- a CDS encoding Catalase produces MRVPQILLSRVLRGVAVATGSRPAETAPVERWISSIRTVEGSLLDWKAATSGSLSETDGEKTVHLANMVLAICYIREATRKSHEISPAELSQCWEVVRAAIDVLGKDKSLGGFPVSSSLQGLSTVSLCDLSENGSPGEQFHLHIETPRGSRLNRGFDLHSTLSPVHTWILAGEVRNDSYQVDSVSDPAEATHITYTLSRSCAESKGDTGTSAPSEKHLVVEKAGKFVRAREVGSKTHTRNASYSLPADAFQAFEADPDTLFAALTFSEASCGSATDTVVLGPVEGHLSIELPVTTTLAPRELADLVEAARSWEGLIEEGREHARKAEWEYALQAFNSALSLCGPEKSFPNAGFYRHLVLGEIGSVNRRFGRYESARSFLEEAINGLKPCIQRIEFSGELGVTYRHIGQLENASDAFAKQYEVARELGSAREMCRAVGNMGMINYQLSQRDGSEHLLDQAIVQLQERVSLAEDLKRTASLQAGNSSSKHWLHIFETWKTIGLCRLSICHYTRGNVEKAIVTSAEALEMTAGSKDVTVKAMTRFFHGRALMKGGRQEEALSLFNMPGTCSPAIAFAKEPSEEHRGYLQELVDIGADLDIVDEQGYTALDHAVFSGDAITEAVILEGLRKTSEENVAERQTEARLRKGYRELFQERLRPVLLGGGRHVLSKLRKAYAESLETDETKKRAFDGLKFMWYSDFLDFKRLPRSDDGLVREFDSSWTVESSARAAEKVVFISYRWINKTPGAKSPDDDHHTQYHRMINAIDEYLRLTPSVHKDKLGIWMDHACVNQDDPNAGVSALPMIIAQCDAMISLVDEDYYDRGWCAVEVMMAETLRSSYSIHQWYEHVLQPGGSRVQGVLREAPDRPIGMMKDKRLTFETDRPKVLFLERQSKLLR; encoded by the exons ATGCGCGTTCCTCAGATACTGCTGTCGCGGGTCTTGAGAGGAGTAGCGGTCGCCACAGGGAGTAGGCCAGCCGAGACCGCGCCGGTAGAACGTTGGATCTCGTCGATCAGAACCGTCGAGGGTTCTTTGCTGGACTGGAAGGCCGCGACTTCCGGAAGCCTATCAGAAACCGATGGCGAGAAGACAGTCCATCTCGCGAACATGGTTCTTGCCATATGTTACATCCGCGAAGCAACTCGTAAAAGCCATGAAATCTCTCCTGCCGAGCTTAGCCAGTGTTGGGAGGTCGTGAGGGCTGCCATCGATGTGCTTGGCAAGGATAAATCCCTCGGCGGGTTTCCCGTGTCCAGCAGCCTCCAAGGCCTCTCGACTGTCTCGTTGTGCGATCTGTCTGAAAACGGCAGTCCAGGCGAGCAGTTCCACCTCCACATCGAAACCCCTCGCGGTAGTCGGTTAAACAGAGGCTTTGATTTGCATTCGACCTTGTCGCCCGTTCATACCTGGATTCTTGCAGGAGAAGTTCGGAACGACTCGTATCAGGTCGACTCAGTATCGGATCCAGCAGAGGCTACTCATATCACGTACACGCTCTCTAGGAGTTGTGCAGAGTCGAAAGGCGACACTGGGACCTCTGCGCCGTCTGAGAAACACCTCGTGGTCGAGAAAGCCGGCAAGTTTGTCCGAGCACGAGAAGTCGGTTCCAAAACACACACCAGGAATGCAAGCTACTCCTTGCCAGCGGACGCCTTCCAAGCGTTTGAAGCAGACCCAGACACTCTCTTCGCAGCTCTCACCTTCTCCGAAGCTTCATGCGGCTCTGCCACGGACACCGTTGTACTAGGCCCCGTCGAGGGGCATTTGTCTATCGAACTACCCGTTACGACAACCCTTGCGCCTCGGGAGCTGGCAGACCTCGTAGAAGCCGCTCGCTCCTGGGAGGGGCTGATCGAAGAAGGACGGGAGCACGCGCGGAAAGCGGAATGGGAATATGCGCTGCAAGCCTTCAACAGCGCCCTCAGCCTCTGCGGCCCCGAAAAGTCATTCCCCAACGCAGGCTTCTACAGACACCTTGTCCTTGGCGAGATAGGCAGCGTCAACAGGAGGTTTGGACGCTACGAATCCGCGAGGAGCTTCTTGGAGGAGGCCATTAACGGACTGAAGCCCTGCATCCAGCGGATCGAGTTCAGCGGCGAGCTCGGGGTCACGTACCGGCACATTGGCCAGCTCGAGAACGCCAGCGACGCCTTCGCCAAGCAGTACGAGGTCGCCAGAGAGCTGGGGTCGGCTCGCGAGATGTGTcgcgccgtcggcaacaTGGGCATGATAAACTACCAGCTGTCCCAAAGAGACGGCAGCGAGCACTTGCTTGACCAGGCGATAGTGCAACTCCAAGAGCGAGTGAGCCTCGCCGAGGATCTGAAAAGGACCGCGTCGTTACAAGCAGGGAACTCGAGCTCGAAACACTGGTTGCACATCTTTGAGACCTGGAAGACGATCGGGCTCTGCAGACTCTCGATATGTCACTATACCAGAGGAAACGTTGAAAAGGCCATCGTAACCTCGGCAGAGGCCCTCGAGATGACAGCCGGATCGAAAGACGTTACAGTCAAAGCCATGACGAGGTTTTTCCATGGACGAGCGCTCATGAAGGGGGGTAGACAGGAAGAGGCCCTCTCTCTGTTCAACATGCCCGGAACGTGCTCCCCTGCTATCGCGTTTGCCAAGGAGCCGTCGGAGGAGCACCGCGGTTACCTGCAAGAGCTGGTGGATATTGGGGCCGACCTtgacatcgtcgacgagcagggGTACACGGCTCTCGATCACGCTGTGTTCAGCGGCGACGCGATAACGGAGGCGGTCATTCTGGAAGGCCTTCGGAAGACATCGGAAGAGAACGTCGCTGAGCGGCAAACGGAAGCCAGGCTGCGAAAAGGGTACCGAGAGCTATTCCAGGAGAGGCTTCGTCCCGTCCTCCTGGGGGGCGGCCGGCACGTCCTGTCGAAGCTGAGGAAGGCCTACGCCGAGTCGCtcgagacggacgagaccAAGAAGAGGGCCTTTGACGGGCTGAAGTTCATGTGGTACTCCGACTTCCTCGACTTCAAGAGGCTTCCGCGTTCGGACGACGGGTTGGTTCGCGAGTTCGATTCCAGTTGGACTGTCGAGAGCTctgctcgcgctgccgagAAGGTTGTCTTCATCTCGTATCGGTGGATCAACAAGACGCCAGGGGCCAAGTCCCCCGATGACGACCATCACACACAGTACCACCGCATGATCAACGCGATTGACGAGTACCTCCGACTCACTCCTTCAGTGCACAAGGACAAGCTCGGGATTTGGATG GACCACGCTTGCGTCAACCAGGACGACCCCAACGCGGGCGTGTCGGCGCTGCCCATGATCATCGCGCAGTGCGACGCCATGAtcagcctcgtcgacgaggactaCTACGATCGCGGGTGGTGCGCGGTCGAGGTCATGATGGCCGAAACGCTGCGGTCTTCGTACAGCATCCACCAGTGGTACGAGCACGTCTTGCAGCCCGGAGGCTCCAGGGTTCAAGGTGTCCTGAGAGAGGCGCCGGATCGTCCGATTGGGATGATGAAGGACAAGCGCCTCACGTTCGAGACGGACCGGCCCAAGGTTCTTTTCCTCGAGAGGCAGAGCAAGCTCCTGAGATGA
- a CDS encoding Fungal cellulose binding domain-containing protein, whose product MKATYVLSAVLGLASSASAHYTFDKLVLNGALQGGDNTYVRKHQNGYMPTKFKNTPSGSITPNDADFSCNKGATAAPKVITVKAGDKVALKQAFGGTGMLHPGPTQFYMSPVSNAASDKGTGTWYKVHQSLLCTAGNPESLRSKAWCSYGEDNVSFTVPATVPNGQYLVRGEHIGLHGAHDGQAEFYYACAQVEVAGNSATSMPGTGVKIPGVYKQADGPVNFSVWGRSTSYDKAPGPDVIPGGTIRGSASGSSGDKSTTVAGGSSASSAGSSKAAVPGASGTPDC is encoded by the coding sequence ATGAAGGCAACTTACGTTCTctccgccgtcctcggcctggcgtcctcggcctccgccCACTACACCttcgacaagctcgtcctCAACGGCGCCCTCCAGGGCGGCGACAACACCTACGTGCGGAAGCACCAGAACGGCTACATGCCCACCAAGTTCAAGAACACGCCCTCGGGCTCCATCACGCCCAACGACGCCGACTTCTCCTGCAACAAGGGCGCGACGGCCGCCCCCAAGGTGATCaccgtcaaggccggcgacaaGGTCGCTCTCAAGCAGGCcttcggcggcaccggcatGCTCCACCCCGGCCCCACCCAGTTCTACATGAGCCCCGTGAGCAACGCCGCCTCCGACAAGGGCACCGGGACCTGGTACAAGGTCCACCAGTCCCTGCTCTGCACCGCCGGCAACCCGGAATCCCTCCGCTCCAAGGCCTGGTGCAGCTACGGCGAGGACAACGTCTCCTTCACCGTGCCCGCGACGGTCCCCAACGGCCAGTACCTCGTCCGCGGCGAGCACATCGGTCTGCACGGCGCCCACGACGGCCAGGCCGAGTTCTACTACGCCTGCGCCCAGGTTGAGGTCGCCGGAAACTCGGCCACCAGCATGCCCGGTACCGGCGTCAAGATCCCCGGCGTCTACAAGCAGGCCGACGGCCCCGTCAACTTCAGCGTCTGGGGCCGCTCGACCTCGTACGACAAAGCTCCCGGCCCCGATGTCATCCCCGGCGGCACCATTCGCGGCAGCGCCAGCGGTTCTTCCGGTGACAAGTCTACCACTgttgccggcggcagctccgcctcgtccgccgggTCGTCCAAGGCTGCTGTTCCCGGGGCGTCCGGTACTCCGGACTGCTAA
- a CDS encoding Nudix domain-containing protein yields MHRSVRTVCILALWGMFSLIAVQAQNHTSYLLPGDEIEWKAFGKIDPWGLPPNATKGGDKDGAVYLGSVGSDRIGCGVVPYDRDGDIWMVPAKDDDFRSVGYLLPRGEYDSKSDNSIADCVLRGALEEGEFVIDKDSLIPLGLSNNEAVYWFRGSIIGLDKPKKSDESDESDEPDKLDELDEPRTNPVRWYSIGKARTELKKPKDDPKKKAAMRQALLHAQLAGRSRSPKASSK; encoded by the exons ATGCATCGCTCGGTGCGAACTGTGTGCATCCTTGCGCTTTGGGGCATGTTCAGTCTCATCGCCGTCCAGGCACAAAACCACACCAGCTACCTTCTGCCTGGGGATGAGATAGAATGGAAGGCCTTTGGCAAAATCGATCCTTGGGGCCTACCTCCTAATGCTACTAAAGGCGGTGACAAAGATGGCGCAG TGTATCTTGGCAGTGTTGGCAGCGATCGAATCGGTTGTGGCGTCGTCCCCTACGATCGCGATGGCGACATCTGGATGGTCCCCGCAAAGGACGACGACTTTAGGTCGGTAGGCTACCTCCTACCTCGCGGCGAGTACGATTCGAAATCAGACAATTCCATCGCAGACTGCGTGCTGCGTGGGGCTTTGGAAGAGGGAGAGTTTGTCATCGACAAGGACTCCCTAATTCCCCTCGGGTTGAGCAACAACGAAGCTGTGTATTGGTTCAGGGGCTCTATAatcggcctcgacaagcCCAAGAAGTCCGATGAGTCCGATGAGTCCGATGAGCCCGATAAGCTCGATGAGCTCGATGAGCCCCGCACCAATCCAGTCCGCTGGTACTCTATTGGCAAAGCGCGGACTGAGTTGAAGAAACCGAAAGATGaccccaagaagaaggctgcGATGCGACAAGCGCTCCTACATGCACAGTTAGCCGGTCGGTCCCGTAGCCCCAAAGCATCATCCAAGTAG
- a CDS encoding Carboxylic ester hydrolase, with the protein MSSMFREEKTAVERRTMSAMGFGHSTDTPLLVIAESKVVYMKGVESPVRQEHCEWSHKQLRSRIICIMLSTLALALWLLPTRTFGSPSTNTSCDRLPDLMNPALGTIATALVPANSLNVSGTFNSVAFCRVNGSVPYPEDNTVFFEVWLPEADSYNDRFLAVDLSQGNGGMAGRIDYAAMVENVNKGFATAGGDAGHRASDNNGGDAYPGGVHLPYLHDRNQVLAWIRDSVALFTPPAKGITDTYYQRAPRRTYYKGCSTGGAQGFALAEFHPELFDGIAAGCPGNWYSHLALSFLWNQQVTIGSAFLPQESLDLIRNAVLDECDLLDGVEDRVLENPLACDFDLDGLACQDPTSNTSTCLTPEQLAAAKEIYAGPRNSKTNVSLYPGFDLGSESEWMVQQGLLSLSFSLPLLQNMVFDDLSYNGTAFDWAADVDALDEKVGSLIDAISPNLTSFKMNGGKLLVTQGWADPFNAATWPIDHLDEVSRVTGGERQDWLSLFMIPGGGHCGGAATYPQVPSKQNSLEALVEWVEKGQAPAYLVGVDPADGSKTTRKICSWPRTAKHIGVNADKSDAYVCSD; encoded by the exons ATGTCCAGCATGTTTAGAGAGGAGAAGACTGCCGTTGAGCGGAGGACGATGTCGGCAATGGGCTTCGGCCACTCCACAGACACTCCTCTGCTAGTCATTGCCGAGTCCAAGGTGGTGTATATGAAGGGAGTCGAATCTCCTGTACGGCAAGAACATTGCGAATGGAGCCATAAACAACTTCGAAGCCGCATCATCTGCATCATGTTATCCACACTGGCCCTGGCGTTGTGGCTGTTGCCAACCCGAACCTTCGGGTCTCCAAGCACCAATACTAGTTGCGACAGGTTGCCAGACCTGATGAACCCAGCCCTCGGAACTATCGCAACAGCCTTGGTACCGGCCAACTCCCTGAACGTGTCTGGAACATTCAACTCGGTCGCCTTCTGTCGTGTGAACGGAAGCGTGCCTTATCCAGAGGACAACACCGTCTTCTTCGAAGTATGGCTTCCTGAAGCGGATTCGTACAACGACAGGTTTCTGGCAGTCG ACTTGTCGCAAGGCAACGGGGGCATGGCCGGCCGCATCGACTACGCAGCCATGGTGGAGAACGTCAACAAGggcttcgcgaccgcgggcggcgacgccggccaccGGGCCTCGgacaacaacggcggcgatgcttaccccggcggcgtccatCTGCCCTATCTCCACGACCGCAACCAGGTCCTCGCGTGGATCCGGGACTCGGTCGCGCTCTTCACGCCCCCGGCGAAAGGCATCACGGACACCTACTACCAGAGGGCACCCCGCCGCACTTACTACAAGGGTTGCTCTACCGGAGGCGCCCAGGGCTTCGCCTTGGCCGAGTTCCACCCCGAGCTGTTTGACGGCATAGCGGCGGGTTGCCCCGGGAACTGGTACTCTCATCTCGCCCTGTCGTTCCTCTGGAACCAGCAAGTCACCATT GGCTCGGCATTCCTGCCGCAAGAGTCACTAGATCTCATCAGGAACGCAGTTCTAGACGAGTGCGACCTTTTGGACGGCGTTGAGGACCGGGTTCTCGAGAATCCGCTGGCCTGCGACTttgacctcgacggcctggcgTGCCAGGACCCCACCTCCAACACGTCGACTTGCCTCACGCCAGAGCAACTCGCCGCAGCCAAGGAGATTTATGCCGGTCCTCGAAACTCAAAGACCAATGTCAGCCTCTATCCGGGCTTTGATCTGGGCAGCGAGTCGGAGTGGATGGTTCAGCAAGGCCTTCTCTCCCTTTCattctccctccctcttctccagaACATGGTGTTCGACGACTTGAGCTACAACGGCACCGCCTTTGACTGGGCCGCCGATGTGGACGCGCTGGACGAGAAGGTGGGCAGCTTGATTGACGCCATCAGTCCCAACCTCACGTCCTTCAAGATGAATGGAGGGAAACTTTTGGTTACCCAGGGCTGGGCTGATCCGTTCAACGCGGCGACGTGGCCCATCGATCACTTGGACGAGGTTTCTCGCGTGACGGGCGGCGAGAGACAAGATTGGTTGTCACTGTTCATGATCCCTG GTGGTGGACACTGTGGCGGCGCGGCAACCTATCCCCAGGTCCCCTCGAAGCAAAACTCTCTGGAAGCCCTCGTCGAATGGGTTGAGAAAGGACAGGCTCCCGCGTATCTTGTTGGAGTTGACCCTGCGGATGGGAGCAAGACGACCAGGAAGATCTGCTCGTGGCCTCGTACGGCGAAGCACATTGGTGTTAATGCGGATAAGTCGGATGCTTACGTCTGCTCAGACTAG
- a CDS encoding Subtilase — translation MSLTLRSFLAGAMLVISPTIASDNPVVKRARFDAEAVIIKGTWSCTPEQILIIDQAVVDAHEFANEALTALKNPNVLSSPAYDNWFGSDAGGGPSVAILRDRHYQVVIDSLKPPSVETAFRFKPEPFFPPNTVTENSLVFGCSGATGPCADGAMVAGVNSATESQPAVFGTTMLLLCETFFDATRASNKKMIENWRAESSVGEMSRGFALVHEVQHMLLATGDGERADDLNNPFFGIVDDRSEDCYSANCCFRLSAAEKAKNAQNYAIFALDVTAFPITEEQPNACQAPARPSTLAKVRRQMTFSNSTMSSGASSSSASATRTPIPPVLFSSTSQPPASRVSSARPSSSAEVVEVSGAVAVIIPAGAVAFGGPGGGLANFGGVIIPVPEGQTVSDPSKDPKPSGEAPSTTPGQPSTTSSAPATSSSCAPPAQKSYGPAVEKVCEDWSGMNQTAFLGLMDAVPVVDWEGASVVSATPTPDKVQPSPTSSTRALTTASTSALSTAVPVPPPKPRWSEKPTGFTKTFEQDGVASAFYYASSDSASENVTDNIEQWCLAKCTGEHSQCILKK, via the exons ATGTCACTCACTTTACGTTCATTCCTGGCGGGCGCCATGCTGGTCATCTcccctactatagcctcGGACAACCCCGTTGTCAAGCGAGCCCGCTTCGATGCTGAGGCCGTTATCATCAAGGGAACATGGTCATGTACTCCTGAACAGATTCTCATTATAGATCAGGCCGTTGTGGACGCCCACGAGTTCGCTAACGAAGCTCTCACTGCGCTCAAGAACCCCAATGTTCTAAGCTCACCGGCGTATGACAACTGGTTTGGGTCCG acgctggcggcggccccTCGGTCGCCATCCTCAGAGACCGCCACTACCAAGTTGTCATTGACTCCCTTAAGCCCCCTAGCGTCGAGACCGCTTTCCGCTTCAAGCCAGAACCCTTCTTTCCTCCCAACACTGTCACCGAGAACAGTCTTGTCTTTGGTTGCTCTGGAGCCACCGGCCCCTGTGCAGATGGCGCCATGGTTGCGGGAGTGAACAGCGCAACGGAGAGCCAACCCGCTGTGTTTGGTACCACCATGCTACTCCTCTGCGAGACTTTCTTCGATGCGACGCGTGCCTCGAACAAGAAGATGATTGAGAACTGGAGGGCCGAAAGCTCTGTCGGGGAAATGTCGCGTGGCTTCGCCTTGGTGCACGAAGTCCAGCACATGCTTCTCGCCACGGGAGACGGCGAAAGAGCTGATGATTTGAATAACCCCTTCTttggcatcgtcgacgataGGTCTGAGGATTGCTATTCTGCTAACTG CTGCTTCCGTTTGTCagcggccgagaaggccaagaacgCGCAAAACTACGCCATCTTCGCTCTCGACGTGACGGCGTTCCCTATCACGGAGGAGCAACCCAACGCTTGCCAAGCTCCTGCTCGCCCGTCCACGCTAGCTAAAGTAAGACGGCAAATGACCTTCTCCAACTCGACCATGTCTTCAGGAgcatcttcatcatcagcTTCGGCCACGCGGACTCCCATTCCGCCAGTGCTCTTCAGCTCGACTTCGCAAC CTCCCGCTTCGAGAGTCTCTTCCGCCAGACCCTCCTCcagcgccgaggtcgtcgaagTCTCCGGTGCTGTCGCTGTCATCATCCCCGCAGGCGCAGTCGCATTCGGCGGCCCGGGAGGCGGCCTCGCCAACTTTGGCGGCGTCATCATCCCCGTTCCCGAAGGCCAGACCGTCAGCGACCCGTCTAAGGATCCCAAACCCTCCGGTGAGGCTCCGTCCACCACGCCTGGACAGCCGAGCACCACCAGCTCGGCGCCAGCCACGAGCTCTAGCTGCGCGCCTCCGGCCCAAAAGTCGTACGGTCCCGCTGTCGAGAAGGTCTGCGAGGACTGGTCCGGGATGAACCAGACTGCTTTCCTAGGCCTCATGGACGCAGTTCCCGTAGTCGACTGGGAAGGCGCTTCTGTCGTATCTGCGACCCCTACCCCTGATAAAGTACAGCCTTCGCCTACTTCATCAACGAGGGCCCTCACGACAGCATCTACATCAGCCTTAAGCACAGCGGTACCAGTTCCGCCCCCAAAACCTCGATGGAGTGAGAAGCCCACCGGCTTCACAAAGACGTTTGAGCAAGACGGAGTAGCTAGCGCGTTCTATTATGCATCATCCGACAGCGCGAGCGAAAATGTCACAGACAACATCGAGCAGTGGTGTCTTGCCAAGTGCACAGGTGAACACTCTCAGTGTATACTGAAAAAGTAG
- a CDS encoding Transcriptional regulatory protein: protein MSSGSVFVPPRKRRKTQLACNPCRARKSGCDGARPVCSPCRSKGWQQQCTYQESVLHASSRPSISELQRRLERLEGSPAPQAAIHANSNSTVSGLDGSETIRGPPPARTGVVDSVDPGDIGPTRRQAENAPRYISQLNGPPSHTDDETIYGLSSNISFLRQVTQVADPKKSASKSPTEVNDEAEERASTVLGFSTTRPKSPDPLPDPVMLPERWLADSLIQFFMEFVHPVFPILHRPSFASSYEALWQPARDRDPKREFKDVLFNATLSIVLALGSQRTDQVAVAEQVRLADKFYMQSVRLVSVDTLDHSSLQVVQLLLLRGLYLHYTQYADRCWNTVGVALRVAQGLGLHAQSDKATGENQLKREMRRRVWHCCLTLDRLTATTFGRPVLLSRQYSVPTPATVDDEHLAETTEGVQPPDRPSYLDFFVRSLELFDVLNEILAKFYSDGDSALERRAEYLNDVLQLSSKLDNLSASMPDYLREDADLSHLDEELSSCLQMQANIIKSRVLWIRLLLLRPLLLAEARKGNHSRLAAVPRSSNLGEGLGHAANMLCVATAHSVLQELCEKLGSARQNSPWHVLLFTFAAASTLVVATLCPDLGVDFDTEPTRTSWDRALHIFEFHKRHVSSAARGIEVLQKFRESVAAVSRQEAPSGPAGMMTRDSSSEQATIRRKKKNRAMKMRLTANEEANHVAHTEQGDLLMPFGSVPGLSQTPVAQDFGDFLSSDLLNESWFNTQGIDFGNWALFP from the exons ATGTCGTCGGGGTCGGTGTTTGTGCCGCCTAGGAAGCGTAGAAAGACGCAGCTCGCCTGTAACCCGTGCCGCGCCCGCAAGTCTGGCTGCGACGGGGCGCGTCCGGTGTGCTCTCCGTGCCGGTCCAAGGgctggcagcagcagtgcaCCTATCAAGAATCGGTCTTGCACGCGTCGTCCAGACC ATCAATATCGGAGCTTCAACGGAGATTGGAGCGCCTTGAGGGCTCACCTGCGCCTCAAGCTGCTATCCATGCCAATAGCAATTCGACGGTGTCAGGTTTGGATGGTTCAGAGACCATCCGtggcccgccgccggctcgcACCGGAGTCGTAGACAGTGTCGATCCGGGGGATATCGGGCCAACTCGACGACAGGCCGAGAATGCTCCAAGATACATATCCCAGCTGAACGGCCCGCCATCTCACACGGACGATGAAACCATCTACGGTCTGTCATCAAACATTTCGTTCCTCCGGCAAGTGACGCAGGTCGCCGATCCGAAGAAATCCGCCAGCAAAAGCCCAACTGAAGTCAACGACGAAGCAGAGGAGAGGGCCTCTACCGTCCTCGGCTTCTCCACGACACGGCCGAAAAGCCCCGATCCGTTACCAGACCCCGTAATGCTGCCAGAAAGGTGGCTCGCCGATAGCTTGATCCAGTTCTTCATGGAGTTTGTCCATCCAGTCTTCCCGATCCTCCACCGCCCGTCCTTTGCCTCCTCGTACGAAGCCCTGTGGCAGCCGGCCAGAGACCGCGATCCCAAGCGAGAGTTTAAAGATGTGCTTTTTAACGCGACTTTGAGTATAGTTCTGGCCTTAGGATCCCAACGGACAGATCAGGTGGCGGTAGCGGAGCAGGTTCGCCTGGCAGACAAGTTCTACATGCAGTCCGTGAGGCTCGTCTCGGTCGACACGCTGGACCATTCGTCGCTGCAGGTCGTGCAGCTGCTACTGCTGAGAGGACTCTATCTGCACTACACGCAGTACGCGGATCGATGCTGGAATACCGTGGGCGTGGCCTTGCGAGTCGCACAAGGTCTTGGGCTGCATGCGCAGAGTGACAAGGCCACCGGGGAGAACCAGCTCAAGAGGGAGATGAGAAGGCGAGTCTGGCACTGTTGTTTGACTCTGGACCG CCTCACAGCAACCACATTTGGGAGGCCTGTTCTCCTCTCTCGTCAGTATTCCGtcccgacgccggcgacggtaGATGACGAGCACCTGGCGGAAACGACCGAAGGCGTGCAGCCGCCTGACAGACCATCATACCTGGACTTTTTCGTTCGCTCCTTGGAATTGTTCGATGTCCTGAACGAGATCCTGGCCAAATTCTACTCGGACGGCGACTCTGCGCTGGAGCGGAGAGCCGAGTATCTCAACGATGTCCTCCAGCTCTCATCGAAGCTGGATAATCTGAGTGCCTCTATGCCTGACTATTTGAGAGAAGACGCAGACCTCTCGCATCTTGACGAAGAACTCAGTAGCTGCCTGCAGATGCAGGCGAACATCATCAAGTCCAG GGTTCTCTGGATCaggcttctgcttctgcgcCCGTTGCTTCTCGCCGAAGCACGGAAAGGAAACCACTCGAGATTGGCTGCTGTCCCTCGCTCATCGAACCTCGGAGAAGGCCTCGGCCACGCCGCCAACATGCTCTGCGTCGCAACGGCCCACAGCGTGCTCCAGGAGCTGTGCGAGAAACTGGGTAGTGCCAGGCAGAACTCACCGTGGCATGTGCTGCTTT TCACGTtcgccgcggcctcgacgttggTTGTAGCCACGCTGTGTCCCGACCTCGGGGTCGACTTCGACAcggagccgacgaggacgtcgtggGATCGGGCCCTGCACATATTCGAATTTCACAAGAGGCACGTCAGCTCCGCAGCGAGGGGCATCGAGGTGTTGCAGAAGTTCCGCGAGTCGGTTGCCGCTGTTTCGCGACAGGAGGCGCCGAGCGGCCCAGCAGGTATGATGACCCGGGACAGTAGCTCAGAGCAAGCCACAAtaagaaggaaaaagaagaatagAGCCATGAAGATGAGACTGACAGCGAACGAAGAAGCAAACCATGTCGCCCACACGGAACAGGGCGATCTCCTCATGCCGTTCGGATCTGTCCCTGGCTTGAGCCAGACGCCCGTGGCGCAGGACTTTGGCGATTTTCTGAGCTCGGATTTGCTCAACGAAAGCTGGTTCAACACACAGGGCATAGACTTTGGCAACTGGGCGCTCTTCCCATGA